The Pangasianodon hypophthalmus isolate fPanHyp1 chromosome 13, fPanHyp1.pri, whole genome shotgun sequence genome includes a window with the following:
- the rpl3 gene encoding 60S ribosomal protein L3 has protein sequence MSHRKFSAPRHGSLGFLPRKRSRRHRGKVKSFPKDDSSKPVHLTAFLGYKAGMTHIVREVDRPGSKVNKKEVVEAVTVVETPPMIVVGIVGYVKTPRGLRSFKTIFAEHISDECRRRFYKNWYKSKKKAFTKYSKKWQDEEGKKQLEKDFASMKKYCKVIRIIAHTQMRLLPLRQKKAHLMEVQLNGGTISEKVDWAREKLEQAVPINNVFAQDEMIDVIGVTKGHGYKGVTSRWHTKKLPRKTHRGLRKVACIGAWHPARVAFSVARAGQKGYHHRTEINKKIYKIGQGYHTKDGKLIKNNASTDYDLSNKSINPLGGFVHYGEVTNDFLMLKGCVVGTKKRVLTLRKSLLVQTSRRAMEKIDLKFIDTTSKFGHGRFQTVDEKKAFMGPLKKDRIAKEESA, from the exons ATG tctcACCGTAAGTTTTCAGCTCCCCGTCACGGGTCTCTGGGCTTCCTTCCTCGCAAGAGGAGCCGCAGACACCGCGGTAAGGTAAAGAGCTTCCCCAAGGATGACTCCAGCAAACCCGTCCACCTCACCGCCTTCCTGGGCTACAAAGCCGGCATGACGCACATCGTCCGTGAGGTCGACAGACCCGGCTCTA AGGTGAACAAAAAGGAGGTTGTCGAGGCAGTCACCGTTGTCGAGACTCCTCCCATGATCGTCGTAGGAATCGTGGGATACGTCAAGACTCCTCGTGGTCTGCGTTCCTTCAAGACCATTTTTGCCGAGCACATCAGTGACGAGTGCAGACGCCGCTTCTACAAAAACTG GTACAAGTCCAAGAAGAAGGCTTTCACTAAGTACAGCAAGAAGTGGCAGGATGAGGAGGGCAAGAAACAGCTGGAGAAGGACTTTGCCTCTATGAAGAAATATTGCAAGGTCATTCGTATCATCGCCCACACACAG ATGCGCCTGCTGCCCCTGAGGCAGAAGAAGGCCCACTTGATGGAGGTCCAGCTGAACGGCGGAACAATCTCAGAGAAGGTTGACTGGGCCCGGGAGAAACTGGAGCAGGCCGTCCCCATCAACAACGTGTTTGCCCAGGACGAGATGATCGATGTCATCGGAGTCACCAAGGGTCACGGCTACAAGG gTGTGACAAGCCGTTGGCACACGAAGAAGCTGCCCCGTAAGACCCATCGTGGTCTGCGCAAGGTGGCGTGTATCGGAGCCTGGCATCCTGCCCGCGTGGCCTTCAGCGTGGCGCGTGCCGGTCAGAAGGGCTACCATCACCGCACAGAGATCAACAAGAAG ATCTACAAGATTGGACAGGGCTACCACACCAAGGATGGCAAATTGATCAAGAACAATGCCTCCACTGATTACGATCTGTCCAACAAGAGCATCAACCCACTG GGTGGATTTGTCCACTACGGTGAGGTGACCAACGACTTCCTGATGCTGAAGGGATGTGTAGTTGGAACCAAGAAGAGGGTGCTGACCCTGCGCAAGTCTCTGCTGGTGCAGACGAGCCGTCGCGCTATGGAGAAGATCGACCTCAAATTCATCGACACCACCTCCAAATTCGGTCACGGACGTTTCCAGACTGTGGACGAGAAGAAGGCCTTCATG GGTCCTCTCAAGAAAGACCGCATTGCCAAGGAGGAGTCTGCCTGA